Part of the Spiribacter salinus M19-40 genome, GATGCCTCTCGACCTGCGTTGACCACCTGCCTAGACTGATCCGACAGCTGTTGAGAAATCATAGCAGGGAGAGCGCCGATGCGCCGGGTGATATTCAATCAAAAAGGTGGAGTCGGTAAGTCCACCATCGCCAGCAATCTGGCGGCGATGGCCGCACACCAGGGCTTACGCACCCTGGTGCTCGATCTGGATCCCCAGGGCAACGCAACCCGTTATCTCCTCGGCGAGAATCCCGAGTCAGCTGACGAAACACTCGCTGGTTATTTCGAGGATACGCTAAGCCACCGGATCTACTCACGCGGGCCTGATGCCTTTGTGTGGCGATCCCCGTTTCAACACCTGTCTGTTATGCCGTCTCACCCTGCGCTTGAGACGCTTCAGGGGCGGCTGGAGTCACGCTACAAAATCTACAAGCTACGGGACTCGCTCGCAGCGCTTGAGGGCTTTGATCGGGTCTACATCGATACACCGCCGGCGTTGAACTTCTATACGCTGTCAGCGCTGATCGCCGCGGATCGCTGCCTGATCCCATTTGATTGCGATGCCTTCGCTCGCCAGGCACTTGATGAGCTGATGGCGAGCGCGGCGGAGCTCAAGGCCGATCATAATCCCGCGCTCGAAGTTGAGGGCGTCATCGTTAATCAGTTCCAGTCGCGTGCGCGCTTGCCGGCCTCCCTTGTGGAGTCACTCAAGGCCGATGGCAACACCGTGCTTGAGCCTTTTCTGTCTGCCTCGGTCAAAGTGCGGGAGTCTCATCAGGTCTCCAAACCCCTGGTTCATCTGGCACCAAGACACAAGCTCACCGCAGAATATGAGGCATTACATCAGCGCCTGGAGTCGGCATGACAACGGACGCCCTGGTCGACACTTCAGCGATGCTTGGGCAGCTGGTTGCCGAATGCGCGTCTGAGCGGGTCCTGCTCATCAGCGATCAATCATCGCTGACGAGCCAGGTGCTGGCACACGGCGGTCAGTCACTCACCGGCGCCGATAGCGAGGCGGAGCGCCTGCCAGATGCCCGGCTCGAGTTAGCCATTGTCGATGGGGAAGCGAACCTACCCGCTGATTCGGCAACAACGCTCGTCAGTCGCTTGCGCGACGTCCATGCCGAGCGTGTCGTTGTGATTGCGGCAGCCGATGAGGGCACAATATTATCGCGTCAGGCCCTGATTGGGCTGGGTTTCCACCGCCGCGGCATCAGCGCTGATCACGGCAGCCGTCGCCGGCGCTGGTATGAATTTGACATGGCGCATTACAAAGTCACGCCAGACTGGCTCAACGCCCGCCATTGGGCTAATCCTG contains:
- a CDS encoding ParA family protein; the protein is MRRVIFNQKGGVGKSTIASNLAAMAAHQGLRTLVLDLDPQGNATRYLLGENPESADETLAGYFEDTLSHRIYSRGPDAFVWRSPFQHLSVMPSHPALETLQGRLESRYKIYKLRDSLAALEGFDRVYIDTPPALNFYTLSALIAADRCLIPFDCDAFARQALDELMASAAELKADHNPALEVEGVIVNQFQSRARLPASLVESLKADGNTVLEPFLSASVKVRESHQVSKPLVHLAPRHKLTAEYEALHQRLESA
- a CDS encoding DUF6231 family protein, with protein sequence MTTDALVDTSAMLGQLVAECASERVLLISDQSSLTSQVLAHGGQSLTGADSEAERLPDARLELAIVDGEANLPADSATTLVSRLRDVHAERVVVIAAADEGTILSRQALIGLGFHRRGISADHGSRRRRWYEFDMAHYKVTPDWLNARHWANPELWDKYRW